A DNA window from Brenneria izadpanahii contains the following coding sequences:
- the treA gene encoding alpha,alpha-trehalase TreA — MFSASLDGIKASLSPLALVLSLGIPVPSLAAATPAPEQPAAIAQPVSAISAPQPPDVLLGPLFNDVQRARLFPDQKTFADAVPNQDPAAILAAYTRQKSSPGFDLPHFVASHFTLPQEGEAYVPPSGQTLRQHIDGLWRVLTRTTRQVKAYDSLLPLPHSYVVPGGRFREIYYWDSYFTMLGLAESDNWELVQNMTENFAYEIDRYGHIPNGNRTYYLSRSQPPFFSFMVELLAQHQGDNTYARYLPQLKKEYHYWMRGSVGLTAGQASDRVVRLDDGSVLNRYWDERDTPRTESYLEDITTAAQASDRPAAEVYRDLRAGAASGWDFSSRWLRDPQDLSTIRTTDIIPVDLNSLLFHLEMTLAHGAKAAGNQTEAAYFLRVADERKQAVNRYLWNQQGGYYSDYDWRSKAITQPITAAAVFPLYVGIAPRDRAAATGEAVRDRLLKEGGLTTTTVNTGQQWDAPNGWAPLQWVAVEGFNRYGQEALAQAIGTRFLANVQQLYDAKHKLVEKYVVEGAGFGSGGGGGEYALQDGFGWTNGVTLKLMDRYCAAVPACQRDAEPAAAR; from the coding sequence ATGTTTTCCGCTTCCCTGGATGGAATAAAAGCCTCCCTTTCCCCCCTTGCTCTGGTGCTCAGCCTCGGCATTCCCGTTCCCTCGCTCGCCGCCGCTACGCCGGCGCCCGAGCAACCGGCGGCCATCGCCCAACCCGTTTCTGCTATCTCGGCCCCTCAGCCGCCCGATGTGTTGCTGGGGCCGCTGTTCAACGACGTGCAACGAGCCAGACTGTTCCCCGATCAAAAAACCTTTGCCGACGCCGTGCCGAACCAGGATCCGGCCGCCATCCTCGCGGCCTATACGCGGCAGAAATCGTCGCCCGGCTTCGATTTACCGCATTTTGTCGCGAGCCATTTTACCCTGCCGCAAGAAGGCGAGGCCTACGTTCCCCCTTCGGGGCAGACGTTGCGCCAGCATATTGACGGCCTGTGGCGCGTACTGACGCGCACCACCCGGCAGGTGAAAGCCTACGACTCGCTGCTGCCGCTGCCCCATAGCTACGTGGTGCCCGGCGGACGTTTTCGCGAGATTTACTATTGGGACAGCTATTTCACCATGCTGGGTCTGGCGGAAAGCGACAACTGGGAACTGGTGCAGAATATGACCGAAAATTTCGCTTACGAAATTGACCGCTACGGCCATATTCCCAACGGCAACCGCACCTACTATCTCAGTCGTTCGCAGCCGCCCTTCTTCTCGTTTATGGTGGAACTGCTGGCGCAGCATCAAGGAGACAACACCTATGCGCGCTATCTGCCGCAGTTGAAAAAAGAGTACCACTACTGGATGCGCGGCAGCGTGGGTCTGACGGCCGGACAAGCCAGCGATCGCGTGGTGCGTCTTGACGACGGCAGCGTGCTGAACCGCTACTGGGATGAACGCGATACGCCGCGGACCGAATCCTATTTGGAAGACATAACGACCGCCGCTCAGGCGAGCGATCGCCCTGCCGCCGAAGTATACCGCGATCTACGCGCCGGCGCCGCCTCGGGCTGGGACTTCAGTTCGCGCTGGCTGCGCGATCCCCAAGATCTGTCCACCATCCGCACCACCGACATTATTCCGGTGGACCTGAATTCGTTATTGTTTCATCTGGAGATGACGCTGGCGCACGGCGCCAAAGCCGCCGGCAATCAAACGGAAGCGGCGTACTTCCTGCGTGTCGCCGATGAGCGCAAGCAGGCCGTCAATCGCTATCTGTGGAATCAACAGGGCGGCTACTATAGCGACTATGACTGGCGTAGCAAGGCGATAACGCAGCCGATCACCGCCGCTGCGGTATTTCCACTGTATGTCGGCATCGCGCCGCGCGATCGCGCTGCAGCCACCGGCGAAGCGGTGCGCGATCGGTTGCTGAAAGAAGGCGGGTTAACCACCACCACCGTCAATACCGGCCAGCAGTGGGATGCGCCGAACGGTTGGGCGCCGCTGCAATGGGTCGCGGTCGAGGGCTTCAATCGCTACGGTCAGGAGGCGCTGGCGCAGGCCATCGGCACCCGCTTCCTGGCCAATGTGCAACAGTTGTATGACGCCAAGCATAAGCTGGTGGAGAAATATGTGGTGGAAGGCGCAGGGTTCGGCAGCGGCGGAGGCGGCGGCGAATATGCGCTGCAAGACGGCTTCGGCTGGACCAACGGAGTCACGCTGAAGCTAATGGATCGCTACTGCGCCGCTGTGCCGGCCTGTCAGCGCGATGCCGAACCCGCCGCCGCGCGGTAA
- a CDS encoding glycine zipper 2TM domain-containing protein: protein MNKSMLAGIGIGVAAALGVAAVASMDVFSSKPQFAQVVTATPIKETIRTPRQECRNVSVTQRRPVQDEHKIAGSVLGAVAGGVLGHQFGGGRGKDVATVAGALAGGYAGNKVQGNMQENDTYTTTQQRCQTVYDKSQKVLGYDVTYKIGDQQGKIRMDHDPGTQIPVDKNGQLILNQKT from the coding sequence GTGAACAAATCAATGTTAGCGGGTATTGGTATTGGCGTAGCTGCTGCATTGGGTGTGGCTGCTGTGGCGAGTATGGATGTTTTCTCATCCAAACCGCAGTTTGCGCAGGTGGTTACGGCAACACCAATCAAAGAAACGATCAGAACTCCTCGCCAGGAGTGTCGTAATGTTAGCGTTACCCAGCGTCGTCCGGTTCAGGACGAACATAAAATAGCCGGATCGGTGTTAGGGGCGGTGGCCGGCGGCGTCTTGGGGCACCAGTTCGGCGGCGGCCGAGGTAAAGATGTCGCAACGGTGGCGGGCGCCTTGGCGGGCGGCTATGCCGGTAATAAAGTTCAAGGCAATATGCAGGAAAACGATACTTACACGACGACGCAGCAACGTTGTCAAACGGTATACGACAAATCGCAGAAAGTGCTGGGTTATGACGTCACCTATAAAATCGGCGACCAGCAGGGGAAAATTCGCATGGACCACGATCCAGGAACGCAGATTCCGGTAGATAAAAATGGTCAGCTGATCCTCAACCAGAAAACCTGA
- a CDS encoding glutamate/aspartate ABC transporter substrate-binding protein — translation MKKQTLVSLLLMGIACNAANAADTSSADGAVPTDTLKKIKDAGVIVVGHRESSVPFSYYDNNQNVVGYSQEYSNAIVDAVKKQLNMPNLAVKLVPITSQARIPLLQNGTIDFECGSTTNNAERQQQVAFSNSIFIVGGRLLVKKGGGINDFQDLAGKPVVTTSGTTNEILLNQLNDKNSMKMRIISAKDHSDAFRTLESGRAVAFYMDDPLLAGERAKAKRPDQWDIVGTAQSHEAYGCMLRKNDPAFKQLMDNTIAQAQTSGEAEKWYQRWFTQPIPPKNINMNFAMSDEMKALFKAPNDRIL, via the coding sequence ATGAAAAAACAAACACTGGTCTCATTACTGCTGATGGGGATCGCTTGCAATGCTGCCAATGCTGCGGATACCAGCTCTGCCGACGGAGCCGTTCCGACCGATACGCTCAAAAAAATCAAAGACGCCGGAGTTATCGTCGTCGGACATCGTGAATCCTCCGTCCCTTTCTCCTACTATGACAACAATCAAAACGTCGTCGGGTATTCGCAGGAATACTCGAATGCGATTGTTGACGCGGTGAAAAAACAGCTGAATATGCCCAATCTGGCGGTCAAGCTGGTTCCGATCACCTCACAGGCGCGTATTCCCCTGTTGCAAAACGGCACCATTGATTTTGAATGCGGCTCTACCACCAACAATGCGGAACGTCAGCAACAGGTGGCCTTTTCCAACTCGATCTTTATCGTCGGCGGACGGCTTCTGGTCAAAAAAGGCGGCGGCATTAACGATTTCCAGGATCTGGCGGGAAAACCGGTTGTCACTACCTCCGGCACCACCAATGAAATTCTGCTCAATCAGTTGAATGATAAAAACAGCATGAAGATGCGCATCATTTCGGCCAAAGACCATAGCGACGCATTTCGCACGCTGGAAAGCGGCCGCGCCGTAGCATTCTATATGGACGATCCGCTGCTGGCCGGTGAGCGCGCCAAAGCGAAGAGACCGGATCAGTGGGATATCGTTGGCACCGCGCAATCTCATGAGGCCTACGGCTGTATGCTGCGCAAAAATGATCCCGCGTTTAAACAACTGATGGATAATACCATCGCCCAGGCCCAGACCAGCGGCGAAGCGGAAAAATGGTATCAACGCTGGTTCACACAACCGATTCCGCCTAAAAACATCAACATGAACTTTGCCATGTCCGACGAAATGAAGGCGCTGTTCAAAGCGCCGAACGACCGTATTCTGTAA
- the yegD gene encoding molecular chaperone, protein MFIGFDYGTANCSVAVMNAGAPQLVPLENASPYLSSLLCAPVREAVSEWLWRHHQIESMGENALLLRRAINYNRDEDIRVQADSVKFGRAALQQYMDDPEETWFVKSPKSFLGAVGLQPQQIALFEDLVCAMMLHIRQQAERQLAQPISQAVIGRPINFQSIGGEEANQQAQGILERAAHRAGFQQVRFQFEPVAAGLDFEASLSRETRVLVVDIGGGTTDCSMLLMGPEWHHQRERQQSLLGHSGCRVGGNDLDIILAFKQLMPVLGMNGMTEKGITLPSQPWWNAVAINDIPAQKDFYSTACRTLINEMIRDAQQPEAVKRLLTVWRRRLGYRLVQLAEACKIALSDAELAAADLHFVEPGVTTTISNDELNTAIAQPLIRIQQQIEQALKTSQTQPDVIYLTGGSARSPLLRHAIEQLLPDIPIASGNDFGSVTAGLARWAEVLFRD, encoded by the coding sequence ATGTTTATAGGTTTTGACTATGGCACGGCCAATTGCTCGGTCGCGGTGATGAATGCCGGCGCGCCGCAGCTCGTACCGTTGGAAAACGCTTCCCCGTATTTATCCTCCCTGCTGTGCGCCCCGGTGCGCGAAGCCGTTAGCGAGTGGCTGTGGCGTCATCATCAGATCGAATCTATGGGGGAGAATGCGTTATTGCTTCGCCGCGCCATCAACTATAACCGTGACGAGGATATCCGCGTTCAGGCGGACAGCGTGAAATTCGGACGCGCCGCGCTGCAGCAATATATGGACGACCCGGAAGAAACCTGGTTCGTTAAGTCTCCCAAGTCTTTCCTCGGCGCCGTCGGTCTTCAGCCCCAGCAGATCGCGCTATTTGAGGATCTGGTTTGCGCCATGATGCTGCATATTCGCCAACAGGCCGAACGGCAGCTCGCGCAGCCTATCTCACAGGCCGTTATCGGCCGCCCCATCAACTTCCAGAGTATTGGCGGAGAAGAGGCTAACCAGCAGGCGCAGGGCATTCTGGAGCGCGCCGCACACCGCGCCGGCTTCCAACAGGTGAGATTTCAGTTTGAACCGGTCGCCGCCGGCCTGGACTTTGAAGCCTCGCTCAGCCGGGAAACCCGCGTGCTGGTGGTCGATATTGGCGGAGGAACCACCGACTGCTCGATGCTGTTGATGGGGCCGGAGTGGCATCATCAACGTGAACGGCAACAAAGTCTGTTGGGACACAGCGGCTGCCGGGTCGGCGGTAACGATCTGGATATCATTCTGGCCTTCAAGCAGTTGATGCCGGTGCTGGGTATGAACGGCATGACGGAAAAGGGCATCACGCTTCCCAGTCAGCCCTGGTGGAATGCGGTGGCGATTAACGATATCCCGGCGCAGAAAGACTTTTACAGCACGGCATGCCGTACTTTGATCAATGAAATGATACGTGACGCCCAGCAGCCGGAAGCGGTAAAACGCTTGCTTACCGTCTGGCGACGGCGGCTGGGTTATCGCCTGGTGCAACTGGCGGAAGCATGCAAAATCGCCCTGTCCGATGCAGAACTGGCCGCCGCCGATCTGCACTTTGTCGAGCCGGGCGTAACGACGACTATTAGCAACGATGAGTTAAATACGGCAATAGCGCAGCCGTTGATTCGCATTCAACAGCAGATAGAACAAGCGCTGAAGACCAGCCAAACCCAACCGGACGTTATCTATCTAACCGGCGGCAGCGCCCGTTCGCCGCTATTGCGTCATGCCATTGAGCAGTTGTTGCCGGACATTCCCATCGCCAGCGGCAATGACTTCGGTTCGGTCACAGCGGGGCTGGCCCGCTGGGCTGAGGTTTTATTCCGCGATTAA
- a CDS encoding alkaline phosphatase: MRMCSTALLTFVLSTSLVTQTIAQDVTPAKAKNVILLITDGAGINTWHAASYYRHGALGHEVYDDFDVKLFASTHPLNTSNVPTHTEKGAVTFEASKIWTKDKSDAIFEGSLGNYPGYFSGYDYLRADFTDSAAAATALASGHKTYNNAINWSNDDKKLKHIGEYAVENGKALGVITSVQWSHATPAGFLAHNVSRNDYAAIGKEIIESGLATVVMGSGHPAYDENGKAITPKDEKAYRYVGGKEEWDRLISGKTAYKHIETKADFEALANNKLDLGNKTKLIGTVQNNATLQFNRDGVAAGNLLPNQPDLPTMTKGALNLVAKNPNGFMLMVEGGAVDWAAHANNLPRLIEEQIDFNRAVEAVAEWVEENSSWDETLVIVTTDHGNGLLLGPDSNNDAFSDIVNQGAGALPLVRWHTDTHTRELVPVFAKGPGADFLTSVAKHDAGLAAYHVSEDNQQYVDNTDIFRTVANAFGINTTQTH; encoded by the coding sequence ATGCGTATGTGTTCCACTGCCCTGCTGACGTTTGTGCTCAGTACTTCTCTGGTCACTCAAACCATTGCGCAGGATGTAACCCCCGCCAAAGCAAAAAACGTCATTTTGCTTATCACGGACGGCGCGGGCATTAATACCTGGCACGCAGCCAGTTATTATCGCCACGGAGCATTAGGCCATGAAGTCTATGATGATTTTGACGTCAAACTGTTCGCCTCCACCCATCCTCTGAATACATCTAATGTCCCGACCCATACCGAAAAAGGCGCGGTAACTTTCGAAGCGTCCAAAATCTGGACTAAAGACAAATCCGACGCCATATTCGAAGGCAGCCTGGGGAACTATCCCGGCTACTTCTCCGGCTACGACTACCTTCGCGCCGATTTCACCGACAGCGCCGCCGCAGCCACCGCACTGGCATCGGGCCATAAAACCTACAACAACGCGATCAACTGGTCCAATGATGACAAGAAGCTGAAACACATTGGCGAGTACGCGGTGGAAAATGGCAAAGCGTTGGGCGTTATTACCTCCGTACAGTGGAGCCATGCCACACCGGCGGGTTTCCTGGCGCACAATGTCAGCCGCAATGACTATGCCGCAATCGGTAAAGAAATTATCGAGTCCGGCCTGGCGACGGTGGTAATGGGTTCAGGGCACCCCGCCTATGATGAAAACGGTAAAGCCATCACGCCAAAGGATGAGAAAGCCTATCGTTATGTCGGCGGTAAAGAAGAATGGGATCGTCTCATTTCTGGTAAAACCGCCTACAAACATATCGAAACCAAAGCCGATTTCGAGGCGTTGGCCAACAATAAGCTGGATTTGGGCAATAAAACCAAACTGATTGGAACGGTGCAAAACAACGCTACGCTGCAATTCAACCGCGACGGCGTTGCCGCGGGCAACCTGCTGCCTAACCAGCCTGACCTGCCGACCATGACGAAAGGCGCGTTGAATCTGGTCGCCAAAAACCCGAACGGATTTATGCTGATGGTGGAAGGCGGCGCGGTGGACTGGGCAGCCCATGCCAATAACCTGCCCCGCCTGATCGAAGAGCAAATCGATTTTAACCGTGCGGTTGAAGCGGTAGCGGAGTGGGTGGAAGAAAACAGCTCCTGGGATGAAACGCTGGTCATTGTCACCACCGACCACGGTAACGGTCTGTTGCTGGGGCCGGACTCCAATAACGATGCGTTTTCCGACATCGTCAATCAAGGCGCGGGAGCCCTGCCACTGGTGCGCTGGCACACCGATACCCACACCCGCGAACTGGTGCCGGTGTTCGCCAAAGGCCCTGGCGCCGACTTCCTGACCTCGGTGGCGAAACACGACGCGGGTCTGGCGGCTTATCATGTCTCTGAAGACAATCAGCAGTATGTCGACAATACGGATATTTTCCGTACGGTAGCCAACGCGTTCGGCATTAATACCACGCAGACCCACTAA
- the mfd gene encoding transcription-repair coupling factor has protein sequence MPEKYRYSLPLKPGEQRLLGQLTGAACAVECAEIIDRHAGLVILIAPDMQNALRLHDEIRQFTEQPVTTLPDWETLPYDSFSPHQEIISTRLATLYQLPLMERGVLILPVNTLMQRVCPHNFLHGHALMLKKGQRLSRDKLRTQLEQAGYRSVDQVMEHGEFATRGALLDLFPMGSDEPYRIDFFDDEIDSLRLFDVDTQRTLNEVPLVNLLPAHEFPTDKNAIELFRSQWREQFEVRRDAEHIYQQVSKSAWPAGIEYWQPLFFNQPLPPLFSYFPDHTLVVNTGDIEQGAERFWLDIQQRFESRRVDPMRPLLPPESLWLRVDNLFSELKKWPRIQLRTDTLPKKAANENLGYQPLPDLAIQHQQKAPLDPLRRFVEQFDGQVIFSVESEGRRETLQELLARIKLKPTPINSLEQAQKRGAYLMIGASEHGFIDTISQRALICESDLLGERVNRRRQDNRRAINADTLIRNLAELRPGQPVVHLEHGVGRYAGLTTLEAGGIKAEYLILTYAGEDKLYVPVSSLHLISRYAGGADESAPLHKLGGDAWSRARQKAAEKVRDVAAELLDVYAQRAAKSGFAFKHDKEQYQHFCESFPFETTPDQAQAINAVLSDMCQPLAMDRLVCGDVGFGKTEVAMRAAFLAVENHKQVAVLVPTTLLAQQHYDNFRDRFANWPIKIEMISRFRSAREQTQILDETREGKVDILIGTHKLLQNDVHWRDLGLLIVDEEHRFGVRHKERIKAMRANVDILTLTATPIPRTLNMAMSGMRDLSIIATPPARRLAVKTFVREYDELVVREAILREILRGGQVYYLYNDVENIEKATRRLSELVPEARITIGHGQMRERELERVMNDFHHQRFNVLVCTTIIETGIDIPSANTIIIERADHFGLAQLHQLRGRVGRSHHQAYAYLLTPNPKAMSGDAHKRLEAIASLEDLGAGFALATHDLEIRGAGELLGEDQSGQMATVGFSLYMELLESAVDALKAGREPSLEDLISSQTEVELRLPALLPDDYIPDVNTRLSFYKRIASAKQPNELEELKVELIDRFGLLPDAARHLLQVAALRQQAQALGIKRIEGHEKGGFIEFSEQNRVDPTHLIGLLQQNPGTYRLDGPTRLKFITDLSARPQRIEFIQSLLTNMARHTLAA, from the coding sequence ATGCCTGAAAAATACCGTTATTCGTTGCCGCTTAAACCGGGCGAGCAACGCCTGCTGGGACAACTGACCGGCGCGGCCTGCGCCGTGGAATGTGCGGAAATTATCGATCGCCATGCCGGACTGGTCATTCTTATCGCCCCCGATATGCAAAATGCTTTACGTCTGCACGATGAAATTCGGCAATTTACGGAACAACCCGTCACGACTTTGCCTGACTGGGAAACGCTGCCTTACGACAGCTTTTCTCCTCATCAGGAAATTATTTCCACCCGGCTCGCCACGCTGTACCAGTTACCGTTAATGGAACGCGGCGTGCTGATCCTGCCGGTCAACACGCTGATGCAGCGGGTATGTCCGCACAATTTTTTGCACGGTCATGCCTTGATGCTGAAAAAAGGCCAGCGGCTGTCGCGTGATAAACTGCGAACCCAACTGGAGCAGGCCGGTTATCGCAGCGTCGATCAGGTGATGGAACACGGGGAATTCGCCACCCGCGGCGCGCTGCTGGATCTGTTCCCGATGGGGAGCGACGAACCCTACCGCATCGATTTTTTTGATGATGAAATCGACAGCCTGCGGCTTTTTGATGTGGACACGCAGCGGACGCTAAACGAAGTGCCGCTCGTCAATCTGCTGCCCGCGCATGAATTCCCAACGGATAAAAACGCGATCGAACTGTTCCGCAGTCAGTGGCGCGAACAGTTTGAAGTTCGCCGGGACGCCGAACATATCTATCAGCAGGTGAGTAAAAGCGCCTGGCCTGCGGGAATTGAATACTGGCAACCACTGTTTTTTAATCAACCGCTGCCGCCGCTGTTCAGCTACTTTCCCGACCATACGCTGGTGGTGAATACCGGCGATATCGAACAGGGCGCGGAGCGTTTCTGGCTGGATATTCAGCAACGCTTCGAGAGCCGCCGGGTCGACCCGATGCGCCCGCTGTTGCCGCCGGAGTCGTTATGGCTGCGCGTCGACAACCTGTTCTCCGAATTGAAAAAATGGCCGCGCATTCAACTGCGCACCGACACGCTGCCGAAAAAAGCCGCTAACGAAAATCTGGGTTACCAGCCGCTGCCCGACCTGGCCATCCAGCATCAGCAAAAAGCGCCGTTGGACCCTCTGCGCCGCTTTGTCGAACAGTTTGACGGCCAGGTCATTTTCTCCGTCGAAAGCGAAGGCCGGCGCGAAACGCTGCAAGAGCTGCTGGCCCGCATAAAATTGAAGCCTACGCCGATTAATAGCCTGGAGCAGGCGCAAAAACGCGGCGCCTATCTGATGATCGGCGCCAGCGAGCACGGTTTTATCGATACGATTAGCCAGCGGGCTCTGATTTGCGAAAGCGACCTATTGGGCGAGCGCGTCAATCGGCGGCGGCAGGATAACCGGCGCGCGATTAACGCCGATACGCTGATTCGCAACCTGGCGGAACTTCGTCCGGGTCAACCGGTGGTGCATTTGGAACACGGCGTCGGCCGCTATGCCGGCTTAACCACCCTGGAAGCGGGCGGCATTAAAGCCGAATACCTGATTCTGACCTACGCCGGGGAAGATAAACTTTACGTGCCGGTTTCATCTCTGCATCTCATCAGCCGTTACGCCGGCGGCGCCGACGAAAGCGCGCCGTTGCACAAACTGGGCGGCGACGCCTGGTCGCGCGCCCGGCAAAAAGCCGCTGAGAAAGTACGCGATGTGGCGGCGGAGCTACTGGACGTTTACGCCCAGCGCGCCGCGAAAAGCGGTTTCGCCTTCAAGCATGATAAAGAACAGTATCAGCATTTCTGCGAAAGTTTTCCGTTTGAAACCACGCCCGATCAGGCTCAGGCGATTAACGCCGTACTGAGCGATATGTGTCAGCCGCTGGCGATGGATCGCCTGGTGTGCGGCGACGTCGGCTTCGGGAAAACCGAAGTCGCCATGCGCGCCGCGTTCCTCGCGGTGGAAAATCATAAACAGGTGGCGGTATTGGTCCCCACTACCCTGCTGGCCCAACAGCACTACGACAATTTCCGCGATCGTTTTGCCAACTGGCCGATAAAAATTGAAATGATCTCCCGGTTCCGCAGCGCGCGCGAACAAACGCAGATTTTGGATGAAACGCGGGAAGGCAAAGTCGATATTCTTATCGGCACGCATAAGCTGTTGCAGAATGACGTGCACTGGCGCGATCTGGGGCTGCTGATTGTAGACGAAGAGCACCGCTTCGGCGTGCGTCATAAAGAACGGATTAAAGCAATGCGCGCCAACGTGGATATCCTCACGCTGACCGCCACGCCGATCCCGCGCACCTTAAACATGGCGATGAGCGGCATGCGCGATCTGTCGATTATCGCCACTCCGCCCGCCCGCCGTCTGGCGGTGAAAACTTTTGTGCGGGAGTATGACGAGTTGGTGGTGCGCGAAGCCATTCTGCGCGAAATTCTGCGCGGCGGTCAGGTTTACTATCTCTACAATGACGTGGAAAACATTGAGAAAGCCACCCGGCGGCTGTCCGAACTGGTGCCGGAGGCGCGGATTACCATCGGCCACGGCCAGATGCGCGAGCGCGAGTTGGAGCGGGTGATGAATGACTTCCATCACCAGCGTTTCAACGTGCTGGTCTGCACCACCATCATTGAAACCGGAATCGATATTCCCAGCGCCAATACCATCATTATTGAACGGGCCGATCACTTCGGCCTGGCGCAGTTGCACCAGTTGCGCGGCCGCGTCGGACGTTCGCATCATCAGGCCTATGCCTATCTGCTTACGCCGAACCCCAAAGCGATGAGCGGCGACGCGCATAAACGGCTGGAAGCCATCGCCTCGCTGGAGGATTTAGGCGCCGGCTTTGCGCTTGCCACCCATGACCTGGAAATTCGCGGCGCAGGCGAACTACTGGGAGAAGATCAAAGCGGACAAATGGCCACCGTCGGCTTCTCGCTGTATATGGAGTTGCTGGAAAGCGCCGTCGACGCGCTGAAAGCCGGGCGCGAACCGTCGCTGGAAGACCTGATCAGCAGCCAGACGGAGGTTGAACTGCGGCTACCGGCGTTATTGCCCGATGACTATATCCCCGACGTGAATACCCGGCTGTCTTTCTATAAACGCATCGCCAGCGCGAAGCAACCAAACGAGTTGGAGGAGCTTAAAGTCGAGCTTATCGATCGTTTCGGCCTGCTGCCGGATGCCGCGCGGCATTTGTTGCAGGTGGCGGCGCTGCGTCAGCAGGCGCAAGCGCTGGGGATCAAACGGATAGAAGGCCATGAAAAAGGCGGTTTTATCGAATTCAGCGAACAGAACCGCGTTGATCCGACGCATCTGATCGGGCTGCTTCAGCAAAATCCCGGCACTTATCGCCTGGATGGGCCGACGCGGCTGAAATTCATCACCGATTTAAGCGCCCGGCCGCAACGCATCGAATTTATCCAATCGTTGTTAACCAATATGGCCCGGCATACGCTGGCGGCGTAA
- a CDS encoding DUF2778 domain-containing protein, whose protein sequence is MAIHGKFEVNNADFSPLTLNGVGTFMAFSGDGDYRNRGGCTLIPDAGPIPAGIYWIVDRPTGGLKSMAYSALKDLYNTAVKLNPSNHFEWFALYRDDGQIDDYTWVDGVRRGNFRLHPVGGSNLSLGCITLQRKTDFTTLRNVLLNTQKIPINNSTKLMAYGSIEVITHGKTCDV, encoded by the coding sequence ATGGCAATACACGGAAAGTTTGAAGTCAATAACGCAGATTTTTCACCGCTAACACTGAATGGGGTAGGAACGTTCATGGCGTTTTCTGGCGACGGAGATTATCGTAATCGCGGTGGTTGTACTCTGATACCTGATGCCGGCCCCATCCCTGCTGGTATATATTGGATAGTTGATAGACCTACAGGCGGATTAAAATCGATGGCCTATTCAGCACTGAAAGATCTCTATAACACTGCGGTTAAGTTGAATCCCAGCAATCATTTCGAATGGTTTGCATTGTACCGTGACGATGGTCAGATTGATGATTACACGTGGGTAGACGGTGTCCGTCGTGGGAATTTTCGCTTGCATCCAGTAGGAGGCAGTAACTTATCATTAGGATGCATCACGCTACAAAGAAAAACAGATTTTACCACGTTGCGTAACGTCCTATTGAATACACAAAAAATACCTATAAACAATAGTACTAAATTGATGGCATATGGATCTATTGAGGTAATTACTCATGGCAAAACATGTGATGTATAA